In bacterium, the following proteins share a genomic window:
- a CDS encoding NAD(P)-dependent oxidoreductase, with product MERVAFLCLGVMGFPMAGHLARAGLDVTVYNRTSSRADAWRETYGGDVASSPAEAARGAQIVFACSGADPDLRAITVGEAGAFDAMASGAVFVDHTTASATLARELAGEAASRGLGWLDAPVSGGQAGAENGVLTIMIGGSEESYARVAPVLDHYARKHRLLGPAGHGQLAKMVNQICIGGLVQALSEGLEFAQRVGLDTEAVVDVISAGAAGSWQMENRAKTMLAGEFDFGFAVDWMRKDLGMAIEEASRVGAPLPITEEVDARYAEVQRRGGGRLDTSSLILALRADPDSEKA from the coding sequence ATCGAGCGCGTGGCCTTTCTCTGCCTGGGCGTGATGGGGTTTCCCATGGCCGGTCACCTCGCGCGCGCAGGGCTCGACGTCACGGTCTACAACCGCACGTCGTCGCGCGCCGATGCCTGGCGCGAGACGTATGGGGGCGACGTCGCTTCGAGTCCGGCGGAGGCGGCGCGCGGCGCGCAGATCGTCTTCGCGTGCTCCGGAGCGGATCCCGACCTGCGCGCGATCACCGTGGGCGAGGCCGGAGCGTTCGACGCGATGGCGTCGGGGGCGGTCTTCGTCGATCACACGACGGCGAGCGCGACCCTGGCGAGGGAGCTCGCCGGCGAGGCCGCGTCCCGGGGCCTCGGGTGGCTCGACGCGCCGGTCTCCGGCGGGCAGGCGGGGGCGGAAAACGGCGTCCTCACCATCATGATCGGGGGGAGCGAGGAGAGCTACGCCCGCGTCGCGCCCGTCCTCGATCACTATGCGCGCAAGCACCGCCTCCTCGGTCCGGCCGGCCACGGACAGCTCGCGAAGATGGTCAACCAGATCTGCATCGGCGGCCTGGTCCAGGCCCTGTCGGAGGGTCTCGAGTTCGCCCAGCGCGTCGGCCTCGACACCGAGGCGGTCGTCGACGTGATCTCGGCCGGCGCCGCGGGCTCCTGGCAGATGGAGAACCGCGCGAAGACGATGCTCGCCGGCGAGTTCGACTTCGGCTTCGCCGTCGACTGGATGCGGAAGGACCTCGGCATGGCGATCGAGGAGGCCTCCCGCGTGGGTGCACCGCTCCCCATCACCGAGGAGGTCGATGCGCGCTACGCGGAGGTCCAGCGTCGCGGGGGCGGTCGACTCGACACGTCGAGCCTGATCCTGGCGCTCAGAGCGGATCCGGACTCCGAGAAGGCCTAG
- the ettA gene encoding energy-dependent translational throttle protein EttA, translating to MAHEFVYTMNDLRKVIGDRTILDGITLSFLPGAKIGVLGANGAGKSTLLRIMAGVDDDIMGEAKPAKGLRVGYLPQEPELDPDKDVLGNVEEGVAEIRGLLDEFNELSMKFGEEMSDDEMNALLEKQGKLQDQIDAADAWEIDRTLDVAMEALRCPPGEADVATLSGGEKRRVALCRLLLSKPDMLLLDEPTNHLDAESVAWLERFLQEYPGTVVAITHDRYFLDNVAGWILELDRGRGIPWQGNYSSWLEQKNKRFEVEEKQAGARARTLSRELEWIKMSPRARQAKGKARINAYEELVKEGGERAPEKVEIAIPVPQRLGDKVVVADHIRKAFGEKLLIDELSFQLPPGGIVGIIGANGAGKTTLFKMIAGEEKPDDGDLSLGETVHLSYVDQERKELEPDKTVWEVISGGDEKIMIGSREVPSRAWVSSFNFKGPDQQKLVGSLSGGERNRVNLALLLRTGGNVLLLDEPTNDLDVDTLRALEDALVDFPGCAVVISHDRWFLDRIATHILAFEGDSHVEWFEGNYQDYEADRKRRLGADADTPTRIKYRRIDA from the coding sequence TTGGCTCACGAATTCGTCTACACCATGAACGACCTGCGCAAGGTCATCGGGGATCGCACGATCCTCGACGGCATCACGCTGTCGTTCCTGCCCGGTGCCAAGATCGGCGTGCTCGGCGCGAATGGCGCCGGCAAGAGCACGCTCCTCCGGATCATGGCCGGCGTCGACGACGACATCATGGGCGAAGCGAAGCCCGCGAAGGGATTGCGCGTCGGCTACCTGCCGCAGGAGCCCGAGCTCGATCCGGACAAGGACGTGCTCGGAAACGTGGAGGAGGGCGTCGCCGAGATTCGCGGCCTGCTCGACGAGTTCAACGAGCTGTCGATGAAGTTCGGCGAGGAGATGAGCGACGACGAGATGAACGCGCTCCTCGAGAAGCAGGGGAAGCTGCAGGACCAGATCGACGCCGCCGATGCATGGGAGATCGACCGGACCCTCGACGTCGCGATGGAGGCGTTGCGGTGTCCGCCCGGAGAGGCCGACGTGGCCACGCTGTCGGGCGGCGAGAAGCGCCGGGTGGCGCTCTGCCGACTCCTGCTCTCGAAGCCCGACATGCTGCTCCTCGACGAGCCCACGAACCATCTGGACGCCGAGAGCGTCGCCTGGCTCGAACGTTTCCTGCAGGAATACCCCGGGACCGTCGTGGCGATCACCCATGACCGCTACTTCCTCGACAACGTGGCGGGCTGGATCCTCGAACTCGATCGCGGGCGGGGGATCCCGTGGCAGGGGAACTACTCGTCCTGGCTCGAGCAGAAGAACAAGCGCTTCGAGGTCGAGGAGAAGCAGGCCGGCGCCCGGGCGCGCACGCTCAGTCGCGAGCTCGAGTGGATCAAGATGAGTCCCCGCGCCCGGCAGGCGAAGGGCAAGGCGCGGATCAACGCCTACGAGGAGCTGGTCAAGGAGGGCGGCGAACGGGCGCCGGAGAAGGTCGAGATCGCGATTCCGGTTCCGCAGCGCCTCGGCGACAAGGTCGTCGTCGCCGACCACATCCGGAAGGCCTTCGGCGAGAAGCTCCTGATCGACGAACTCTCGTTCCAGCTCCCGCCCGGCGGAATCGTCGGCATCATCGGCGCGAACGGCGCCGGCAAGACGACGCTCTTCAAGATGATCGCGGGGGAGGAGAAGCCGGACGACGGTGATCTCAGCCTCGGGGAGACGGTCCATCTCTCGTACGTCGACCAGGAGCGGAAAGAGCTCGAGCCCGACAAGACCGTCTGGGAGGTGATCTCCGGTGGCGACGAGAAGATCATGATCGGGAGCCGCGAGGTCCCGTCCCGCGCATGGGTCTCGAGCTTCAATTTCAAGGGGCCGGACCAGCAGAAGCTCGTCGGCTCGCTCTCCGGGGGCGAGCGCAACCGCGTGAACCTCGCGCTGCTCCTGCGGACCGGCGGCAACGTCTTGCTCCTGGACGAGCCGACGAACGATCTCGACGTGGACACGCTCCGCGCGCTGGAAGACGCGCTCGTCGACTTCCCGGGCTGCGCGGTCGTGATCAGCCATGATCGCTGGTTCCTCGACCGGATCGCGACCCACATCCTCGCCTTCGAGGGCGACTCCCACGTCGAGTGGTTCGAGGGCAACTACCAGGACTACGAAGCGGATCGCAAGCGGCGGCTCGGTGCCGACGCCGACACGCCGACGCGGATCAAGTACCGGCGGATCGACGCTTGA
- a CDS encoding NAD-binding protein yields MKFIPSQLAEVLDDGEVKTNLGALFRFVLLLAATIAVFSALFHVIMGTEGREYSWVTGFYWTLTTMSTLGFGDITFESDLGRAFSVVVLLYGIVMLLIVAPFAFIRWFYAPWLEAQIRMRAPRKLPKEAEGHVIICGYDVIAQGLVERLEELAIPYVILEPDVTEAASLHVDGLNVVAGRRDLRETYVRVRADRARLVLANRSDTENSAIAITVRQFAPDVPIVAFAGHHDSVDVLELAGANRVIPLKQRLGEQLATRVTAGIQTAHRIGRFEDLIIAEFPIHGTALVGRTIRDTNLRRLTGLNVVGIWERGRLEPAGPDTVLHEHSVPVVVGTDEQVTDLDALFVIYQETDTPVLVIGGGTVGRAVSEALRSRGAKVTILDSDPSLRDELSKVADRVVIGDAANLQTVKAAGIEEAPSVVLTTNSDETNIFLAVYCRGLSSDGHIVSRISHDWNLEAIHRAGADFALSRASLAVQTLISIILGRELVVVGEGTELFVEPIPPKLVGRPLADSEIGSSTGLNVIGIRANGALTPNPAAGTVLPEGGELVMIGTSEQRQRFLGLTPR; encoded by the coding sequence TTGAAGTTCATCCCGTCCCAGCTGGCGGAGGTCCTCGACGACGGCGAGGTGAAGACGAACCTCGGCGCGCTCTTCCGCTTCGTCCTGCTGCTCGCGGCGACGATCGCCGTCTTCTCCGCCCTCTTTCACGTCATCATGGGGACGGAGGGACGCGAGTACTCCTGGGTCACGGGGTTCTACTGGACGCTCACGACGATGAGCACCCTGGGCTTCGGCGACATCACCTTCGAGAGCGATCTCGGCCGCGCCTTCAGCGTCGTCGTCCTCCTCTACGGGATCGTGATGCTGCTGATCGTGGCCCCCTTCGCGTTCATTCGCTGGTTCTACGCGCCCTGGCTCGAGGCGCAGATCCGCATGCGCGCGCCGCGCAAGCTCCCGAAGGAGGCCGAGGGGCACGTCATCATCTGCGGCTACGACGTGATCGCGCAGGGACTCGTCGAACGGCTGGAGGAGCTCGCGATCCCGTACGTGATCCTCGAGCCCGACGTGACCGAAGCGGCTTCCCTCCACGTCGACGGGTTGAACGTCGTCGCTGGTCGGCGCGATCTTCGAGAGACCTACGTCCGCGTCCGCGCGGACCGCGCGCGTCTCGTTCTCGCGAACCGCTCGGACACCGAGAATTCCGCGATCGCGATCACCGTTCGGCAGTTCGCGCCGGACGTGCCGATCGTCGCCTTTGCGGGCCACCACGACTCGGTGGACGTTCTCGAGCTCGCCGGAGCGAACCGCGTCATCCCGCTCAAACAACGCCTCGGCGAACAGCTCGCGACCCGCGTGACCGCGGGCATCCAGACCGCCCATCGGATCGGCCGTTTCGAGGACCTGATCATCGCGGAGTTCCCGATCCACGGAACCGCGCTCGTCGGTCGGACCATCCGCGACACGAATCTGCGTCGCCTGACCGGTCTCAACGTCGTGGGCATCTGGGAGCGCGGGCGTCTCGAGCCCGCCGGACCCGACACGGTGCTTCACGAGCACAGCGTGCCCGTCGTCGTCGGCACCGACGAGCAGGTCACCGACCTCGACGCGCTCTTCGTCATCTATCAGGAGACCGATACGCCGGTGCTCGTGATCGGCGGGGGCACCGTCGGCCGGGCCGTCTCGGAAGCCCTCCGCAGCCGGGGCGCGAAGGTCACGATCCTCGACAGCGACCCGTCCCTGCGCGACGAGCTCTCGAAGGTCGCCGATCGCGTCGTGATCGGTGACGCGGCGAACCTGCAGACGGTCAAGGCCGCAGGGATCGAAGAAGCGCCGTCGGTCGTGCTGACGACGAACTCCGACGAGACCAACATCTTCCTCGCGGTCTACTGCCGCGGCCTCTCGAGCGACGGCCACATCGTGAGCCGCATCAGCCACGACTGGAACCTCGAGGCGATCCACCGGGCGGGCGCCGACTTCGCGCTCTCCCGCGCCTCGCTCGCGGTGCAGACCCTCATCTCGATCATCCTCGGGCGGGAGCTCGTCGTCGTGGGCGAGGGCACGGAGCTCTTCGTCGAGCCGATCCCGCCGAAGCTCGTGGGCCGGCCCCTGGCCGACAGCGAGATCGGGTCCTCCACGGGGCTGAACGTGATCGGGATCCGGGCGAACGGGGCGCTCACGCCCAATCCGGCCGCGGGGACGGTTCTTCCCGAGGGGGGAGAGCTCGTGATGATCGGGACGAGCGAACAGCGGCAGCGCTTCCTCGGGCTCACCCCACGCTGA